The following are encoded in a window of Gammaproteobacteria bacterium genomic DNA:
- a CDS encoding SDR family NAD(P)-dependent oxidoreductase, with protein MQSRLSSDKRVILISGANRGIGRAITERLYDNGYTLSLGARKPESLEQLTAHVDECRVMTHKYDAHSAQSAGSWITATYERFGRLGGIVNNAGIMHAFDVESGDESSLDEMWEVNAKAPWRLVRAAFPHLKQSGAGRVINIVSLSGKRVKSAGVTGYAMTKIRAGRADPRDS; from the coding sequence ATGCAATCCCGTTTATCGTCTGACAAGCGCGTGATTCTCATCTCGGGCGCCAACCGCGGCATAGGCCGTGCTATCACCGAGCGCCTGTATGATAACGGTTACACGCTGAGCCTGGGTGCACGCAAACCAGAAAGCCTGGAGCAGCTAACGGCGCACGTGGATGAGTGCCGGGTGATGACGCACAAGTACGATGCGCACTCCGCGCAGTCGGCCGGCTCGTGGATTACAGCCACTTACGAAAGGTTTGGTCGTTTGGGCGGGATCGTGAACAACGCCGGAATCATGCATGCCTTCGACGTGGAAAGCGGTGACGAGTCCAGCCTCGATGAAATGTGGGAAGTGAACGCCAAGGCGCCGTGGCGTCTGGTCCGCGCCGCATTTCCGCACCTGAAGCAGAGCGGCGCGGGGCGGGTGATCAATATCGTTTCACTGTCGGGAAAACGTGTGAAAAGCGCGGGTGTAACCGGCTATGCGATGACCAAAATACGCGCTGGACGCGCTGACCCACGGGATTCGAT
- a CDS encoding aminodeoxychorismate/anthranilate synthase component II produces the protein MLLMIDNYDSFTYNLVQYLGELGVEVKVARNDEISIDEIEQFAPERIVISPGPCTPNEAGVSLAVIGRFAGRMPILGVCLGHQAIGQAFGGRIAHAREIMHGKTSMIHHRGASVFSGLDMPFEATRYHSLVIDKTSLPECLEVTAWTQTPAGERDEIMGVRHREFAVEGVQFHPESILTRHGHDLLRNFLKHQVCRA, from the coding sequence ATGTTGCTGATGATCGATAATTACGACTCGTTCACCTACAACCTGGTGCAATATCTGGGCGAACTGGGTGTGGAGGTCAAGGTGGCGCGCAACGATGAGATCAGCATAGACGAGATCGAGCAATTTGCGCCTGAGCGCATCGTAATCTCGCCCGGGCCTTGCACGCCCAATGAAGCGGGTGTCTCGCTGGCGGTGATCGGCCGCTTCGCGGGACGGATGCCCATCCTGGGTGTTTGTCTCGGTCATCAGGCCATCGGCCAGGCGTTTGGCGGGCGCATCGCGCACGCGCGCGAGATCATGCACGGTAAAACGTCCATGATTCACCATCGCGGCGCCAGCGTATTCAGTGGTCTGGACATGCCGTTCGAGGCGACCCGTTATCATTCGCTGGTGATAGACAAGACCAGCCTGCCCGAATGTCTGGAAGTGACCGCCTGGACGCAAACGCCGGCCGGGGAGCGCGACGAGATCATGGGCGTGCGTCACCGCGAGTTCGCGGTGGAAGGCGTGCAGTTTCATCCGGAGTCCATTCTGACGCGGCATGGGCACGATCTGTTGCGGAACTTTCTAAAACATCAGGTTTGCAGGGCTTAG